Within the Chloroflexota bacterium genome, the region GCCTTACATGTACCATGGCGCACAACTGGTGGATGGCGGCATCGTCGCCAACGTGCCCATAGAGATCGCAATGGCCAAGGGCGCGACCGAAATCTACGCGATAGACCTGGGGTATTCGGGCGAGACGGTGCCCGAGGTGCACGGCCTTGTTGACATAATCCAGCGCATGCTGACCACACTCATCTACCAGCAGTTGCTGGACGACCTGGAAGAGGCGGCGGGGAATCCTGCCGTGGCGCTGCACCACATCCGCATCCCCGCGTTTCACGGCATCTCCATGTGGGATTTCGGCCACGCGGAAGAGATGATCCGCGCCGGCAAGGAGATCACCGAGGCGTATCTGGCGAACCCCCAGCCGCTTACCGTCGCCCTGGCGGAATATGCGACCTCGGTGCGGGAATCGGCGCGGGCGTTGCCTGGCGCGACGGTCTATCGCCCGCGCCGCCCGAGACGGCGGATTTGACATCCGCGCCGGTCGCGGGTATACTCCATATACCCTATGAGGGTATGTGGAGTATGGCCAGAATCGCTCGAGTTGTGAAGGAGAACATAGGGCTTGTCATCCTGGCGGTCATCCTTGCCGCCTCGTATGCCTATCTGCGCACTCCCGCCGATACGGTGGCCACGGAACAGGAGTTCGCGGCGCTTTTCTCCGCGGGCAAGCCCGTGCTGGTGGAGTTGTATTCCAATACCTGAAGCGCGTGCTTGCTGTCCAAGCCCGCCGTTGACGGGTTTGAGCGTTCGCACGAGGGGCAAGTTGCCGTGGTGCGGCTGAGCGTGCGCTCGGCGCTGGGCAATGCCCTGGCGTACCAGTTCCAGGTGCGCGCGGTGCCCACGTTCTTGCTGTTCGCGCCACACGGCGAACTGGTGGCGAAGCACGTGGGAGTCGCGACCGCTGGCCGCCTGACGAGCCTGTTGGACGAAGGGATGGAGGAGCGTTAGTCTATGCCAATCTACGAGTATCGTTGCCCACACTGTGGCAAGGAGTTTGAGAAACTGGTTCCCATGAACACGGACCCGCGAAGTGTGGAGTGCCCCCATTGCGGGCAGAAGGGCGTGGAGAAAAAGGTGTCGCTGTTCGGCATGGGGGGCAATGCCCTAGGCGGGTTTGCCGTCTCGCAGGGGTCCTCCTGCGGCACAGGCGGCAGCACTTGAGGCATCTAGCCGACGGGCCGTGGGCCTGTCTTTGAAACGAACTTCAGAAAGGATGCGCCATGCAGACAAACGAAACAGAGCAGGTAGTGGTATCGGTTTTCGGCAACGACCTGATGGAGAGTTGCTTCAGCGGAGGCTGAGGACCTCACTGGTCTTCGGAGGAGACCACGAAGATCGTCGCCGATTATTTACGGGAAGACTTCGGCGACAGGGTGAAGGTGGAGTACTACGAACTGTCGGATCCGGAAATGCGGGCGAAGTATGCCGACGTGGTGAAGGCCGTTGAGGAGCACGGGCTGGCATATCCGCTCACGGCCATCAACGGTGTCTTCCGGTTCGCGGGTGGGGTGAGTTACTACGCCATCCTGCGGGCGGTGCAGGAGGCGCTGGGCATTCCGGCGGGTGAATCATGAGTCTTGGGGATTTGGCGTTGCTGGGGCTATTCGCCCTGTTCGCGGTGCTGTGGCTTTGGATTGGCCCCAAGGCGGGCGTGGGCGGCTGAGCGGTGCAGAGGCCGGCCGTGCCGTCGGCATGCGACGAACATGAAGATACGGATGAGCACCAGGATTCCTAGACACGGCGCAGTGTCGCCGCGGAGTGAGAAGGCCCGCACCCCAGCGGGCCTTTTTCGTTGCCGGTTTTCGCACATGTTGCGTTATGTTCGCTGATAGAAAAGTTGACAAATCCAGTTGATAGGCTATAATGGTTGTAAAGTGTGGTGCCACCATGTCCGCTCGGCGAGGTGAGAAGAAAATGCGCAGCGAATCCACCCCTCTGTACACCATTGGTACGGCCGCCGACCTCTTGCAGGTCCATCCGCGCACCCTGCGGCTCTACGAGCAGTTCGGCCTGATCCGCCCCGCCCGCAAGAACAATCGGCGCCTGTATTCGGACAATGACCTGAAGTGGGTCCAGTGCATCCGCTATCTCATCCACAAGAAGGGCCTCAATCAGGAAGGGCTTCGCCGCCTGCTGGGGCTGATTCCGTGCTGGGAGTTGAAGGGGTGCTCGGATGCGGACCGCGCCGCCTGCACCGCCTACGAAGACCGCTCCACGCCCTGCTGGGAGATCGCCAGTAGCACGTGCGCGAAGGCCGGCA harbors:
- a CDS encoding MerR family transcriptional regulator → MRSESTPLYTIGTAADLLQVHPRTLRLYEQFGLIRPARKNNRRLYSDNDLKWVQCIRYLIHKKGLNQEGLRRLLGLIPCWELKGCSDADRAACTAYEDRSTPCWEIASSTCAKAGKCYECETYLAARHRLLNPNELAEIDAV
- a CDS encoding patatin-like phospholipase family protein, producing MIAFVLSGGGNRGALEVGALQALFGHGIQPDMLVGTSAGAMNAAFIAADPSPVGALTLGGLWKSLRRSDVFPGNPVTMAWRVLTKQDGLMSSARLRDLVIRNLPPGVMRFADLRVRLYTTAADLNTATLYLFGDDLSALIVDAVMASASLPVTFPPYMYHGAQLVDGGIVANVPIEIAMAKGATEIYAIDLGYSGETVPEVHGLVDIIQRMLTTLIYQQLLDDLEEAAGNPAVALHHIRIPAFHGISMWDFGHAEEMIRAGKEITEAYLANPQPLTVALAEYATSVRESARALPGATVYRPRRPRRRI
- a CDS encoding zinc ribbon domain-containing protein, which gives rise to MPIYEYRCPHCGKEFEKLVPMNTDPRSVECPHCGQKGVEKKVSLFGMGGNALGGFAVSQGSSCGTGGST